A single window of Bufo bufo chromosome 10, aBufBuf1.1, whole genome shotgun sequence DNA harbors:
- the LOC120980161 gene encoding dispanin subfamily A member 2b-like produces the protein MENVNYGRELNAPPRYESPSYEPLKEEVEFRSYPGQNVQSTVVTIMPDGPPVRDHLIWSLFNTMYLNFCCLGLLALVFSVKSRDRKLYGDKNGAASYGSTARSLNIASTVLAILSVIILITIAIVQITQVQQWAANSRQYEENNPFGK, from the exons ATGGAAAATGTTAATTATGGACGGGAACTTAATGCTCCCCCTCGATATGAATCCCCATCCTATGAACCCCTAAAGGAAGAAGTGGAGTTTCGGAGTTATCCAGGCCAGAACGTGCAGTCCACAGTGGTGACAATCATGCCTGACGGTCCCCCTGTCCGTGATCACCTCATCTGGTCCCTTTTCAACACCATGTACTTGAATTTCTGCTGCCTGGGACTTCTTGCCCTTGTGTTCTCCGTCAAG TCCAGAGACCGAAAGTTGTACGGGGATAAGAATGGTGCCGCCAGCTATGGTTCCACCGCCCGCTCTCTGAACATTGCCTCAACTGTATTGGCCATCCTTTCTGTTATAATCCTGATTACAATTGCCATCGTACAAATCACTCAAGTTCAGCAATGGGCAGCGAATTCCAGACAATATGAGGAGAACAACCCATTTGGAAAGTGA